The following proteins are encoded in a genomic region of Microcoleus sp. bin38.metabat.b11b12b14.051:
- a CDS encoding response regulator: MNYPHRNQNLESSLNNGQPAADKRPVVLAVDDNHDNLELLTQILDLFGCECVGAVDGYSALSTAIDRLPDLIVLDICLPDIDGIELIKRIKQNPKLINIPIVAVTALAKTEDRDRILEAGCIGYLSKPFNIKDLEQIISHQLNHQSLLVEF; encoded by the coding sequence ATGAACTACCCTCATAGGAATCAGAATTTGGAATCTTCTTTAAATAACGGTCAGCCCGCAGCAGACAAGCGTCCTGTAGTTTTGGCTGTAGACGACAATCACGACAATTTAGAGCTGCTGACGCAAATACTCGATTTATTCGGCTGCGAGTGCGTGGGAGCCGTTGACGGGTACAGCGCTCTGTCAACCGCAATCGATCGACTCCCCGACCTAATCGTACTCGACATTTGCCTGCCCGATATAGACGGTATAGAATTAATCAAGCGGATCAAACAAAACCCCAAGCTGATAAATATTCCGATTGTCGCCGTCACAGCACTAGCAAAAACAGAAGACCGCGATCGGATTCTCGAAGCCGGCTGCATTGGATACCTTTCCAAACCTTTTAATATCAAGGATTTAGAACAAATTATCAGCCACCAGCTCAACCATCAGTCGCTTCTAGTGGAGTTTTAG